A segment of the candidate division TA06 bacterium genome:
AGAAGATATCTCAACTACAAGACTCAGCCTATGCCGGTCTGAGGATCGAGGAAGAAATATCGATTTTTGCTGATAGATGCGATGTTGTTGAGGAGTGTGTAAGGCTCAAGAGCCACCTGGAATCTCTGGAGGCGATGTTTAAGAAAGTTGGGTCCGTTGGCAGGAAGCTGATATTCATGCTCCAGGAGATTAACAGAGAAGCCAATACCATTGCCTCGAAGGCGCAGGATGCACAGATCTCCCACGATGCCGTGTCCATAAAGGAGGAACTGGAAAGGCTGAGGGAACAGGCGGAGAACGTAGTCTAGAGAAAGACAGAGAGTGGATGGCCAAGAGGACGAAGCTAGCAGAACTTGCAAAGAAGGAAGTGAAGGTTGCTTTTCCCATAGTGGTCACAGCCCCTTCCGGAACAGGGAAGACATCTATATGCAGGGCGGTAGCGAAAGAACTAAAAGATGTCAACTATTCTGTCTCAGTAACCACCAGGAGTCCAAGGAAGGGCGAGAAGAATGGGAAGGACTACATTTTCGTGGATGAAAAGAGGTTCAGACAACTTGCCGCTGCGGGAGAACTGGTGGAGTGGGCTGTTGTCTACGGGAGTCACTATGGGACTCCGAAGAAGATGCTAGAGGAGAATCTGGGGAAGGGGCGATGCGTGATACTCGCTTTAGATCATAACGGAGGTGAGTCAATCAAGAAAAACTACTCTGGTACGGTGCTGGTCTATCTTCTGCCTCCATCTATGACGGAGCTTAGAAGAAGGCTGAGCGGGAGAGACACAGATCCCAGTTCCAGCGTGCAGATGCGCCTCAGGTCTGCACGGAAAGAGCTTCTGCATGCGAAGAAATATGACTACCTTGTGGTGAACAAGAAGCTGAGTGATACTGTTGGTACGTTGAAAGCGATCATCGCTGCGGAGAGCCACAGGCGTGAAAGATACGGTCAGATTGAGTTCCAGTGAACAGGGGAGTAGAAGCACACACCGCCTGTCTCTGGAGGGAGG
Coding sequences within it:
- a CDS encoding guanylate kinase, with translation MAKRTKLAELAKKEVKVAFPIVVTAPSGTGKTSICRAVAKELKDVNYSVSVTTRSPRKGEKNGKDYIFVDEKRFRQLAAAGELVEWAVVYGSHYGTPKKMLEENLGKGRCVILALDHNGGESIKKNYSGTVLVYLLPPSMTELRRRLSGRDTDPSSSVQMRLRSARKELLHAKKYDYLVVNKKLSDTVGTLKAIIAAESHRRERYGQIEFQ